In one window of Mytilus galloprovincialis chromosome 6, xbMytGall1.hap1.1, whole genome shotgun sequence DNA:
- the LOC143079661 gene encoding uncharacterized protein LOC143079661 has protein sequence MNFLQFVVVGSLVAACSAHLCLLSPPQRGTMMGINKAGANDCGLTASPCGGRMAGMNPTYFKTGENVTVVIQKNLDHYSKPTPGNFKVNLMMDNASTATATATIMDMGEPSLSIYSTSMMIPKTASKGKYMIQVVYNTMNPDTGVPPQFYQCTDVMLH, from the exons ATGAATTTCCTCCAGTTTGTAGTTGTTGGTAGTTTGGTTGCAGCATGCTCAGCACATTTGTGTTTATTGAGCCCTCCTCAACGAG gtaCAATGATGGGTATAAACAAAGCCGGTGCTAATGATTGCGGTTTAACTGCTTCACCATGTGGAGGTCGAATGGCGGGAATGAATCCAACTTACTTCAAAACTGGAGAAAATGTTACAGTTGTCATTCAGAAGAATCTTGATCATTATTCTAAACCTACTCCAGGAAATTTTAAAGTCAACCTAATGATGGACAATGCATCCACAGCAACAGCTACTGCAACCATAATGGATATGGGTGAACCATCTCTGTCAATATATTCTACTTCAATGATGATTCCAAAAACAGCATCGAAAGGAAAATACATGATCCAAGTAGTCTACAATACGATGAATCCAGATACAGGGGTTCCACCACAGTTTTACCAGTGTACAGATGTAATGCTTCATTAA